A single region of the Latilactobacillus curvatus JCM 1096 = DSM 20019 genome encodes:
- a CDS encoding Hsp20/alpha crystallin family protein, whose product MANELMNGRQNWLDNFGGDDWFKNFGQQLLAMSPETDNLLKTDVKETDKDYQLAVDLPGLDKKDIHVDYQDNTLKISAKRDSFADHSDSQGNIVQSERHYGRFSRQFYLPGVNRDQIDAQYQDGVLQLMLPKLSESDQPTNPIEIR is encoded by the coding sequence ATGGCAAACGAATTAATGAATGGTCGTCAAAATTGGCTAGATAATTTTGGTGGAGATGATTGGTTCAAGAATTTCGGTCAGCAATTATTGGCAATGTCGCCTGAAACGGACAACTTACTCAAAACAGATGTTAAAGAGACCGATAAGGATTACCAATTAGCGGTTGATTTACCAGGACTGGACAAGAAAGATATTCACGTGGATTATCAAGATAATACATTGAAGATTAGTGCTAAACGTGATAGTTTCGCTGATCATAGTGACAGTCAAGGCAATATCGTTCAAAGCGAACGGCATTATGGGCGCTTTAGCCGGCAATTCTACCTACCTGGTGTCAACCGGGATCAAATCGATGCGCAATATCAAGATGGCGTCTTACAATTAATGTTACCGAAGTTAAGTGAATCAGACCAACCAACGAACCCAATTGAAATTCGTTAA
- a CDS encoding AI-2E family transporter, producing the protein MSLYQKFVTNQQLRRVVVLLTLIGVIYVSRSMMNIILLTFIFTFLVTQLVRKVQQYSKIPPAAVVVPLYMLVIFLVYLAVTIYVPQIAKQSIKLGESVYNFYQSPSFDANQFMRTIGDYMKQFNLTDQLKHGVSTIVNYITGIGTMGVTIVLSFILSFFYTIELDRLPQFGKLFLKSTYGWFFQDIMYFAKKFVNTFGVVIEAQIFIAIVNTVLTTITLTVMKMPNIPSLAIMIFLLSMVPVAGVIVSCIPLCIIAFSVGGIQYVVYILVMILVIHALEAYVLNPRFMSSKTQLPIFFTFVVLFVAERFLGTWGLIVGLPIFTFFLDVLGVKTIQKSGKKQKKAAN; encoded by the coding sequence GTGAGTTTATATCAAAAATTTGTGACGAATCAGCAGTTAAGACGAGTTGTAGTGCTCTTAACGTTGATTGGGGTCATCTATGTGTCACGCTCGATGATGAATATCATTTTGCTGACGTTCATCTTTACTTTTTTAGTGACTCAATTAGTACGAAAGGTCCAACAGTATTCAAAAATTCCGCCCGCAGCTGTGGTTGTGCCGCTTTATATGTTGGTGATTTTTTTAGTGTATCTAGCAGTAACGATTTATGTGCCACAGATTGCTAAACAGTCAATTAAATTAGGCGAGAGTGTCTATAATTTCTACCAAAGTCCATCATTTGATGCGAATCAATTTATGCGAACCATTGGGGATTACATGAAACAGTTCAACTTGACGGATCAGTTGAAACACGGTGTATCAACAATCGTTAATTACATCACCGGAATCGGAACAATGGGCGTCACAATTGTCTTATCGTTTATTTTGAGTTTCTTTTACACAATTGAGCTAGACCGATTACCGCAGTTTGGAAAACTCTTTTTGAAGAGTACTTACGGCTGGTTCTTCCAAGATATCATGTATTTTGCTAAAAAATTCGTGAATACCTTTGGCGTGGTAATTGAAGCCCAAATCTTCATTGCAATTGTGAATACAGTGTTAACAACGATTACGTTAACGGTAATGAAAATGCCTAATATTCCGAGTTTAGCCATCATGATTTTCCTATTGTCGATGGTACCGGTCGCAGGAGTCATCGTTTCATGTATCCCATTGTGCATTATCGCCTTTTCAGTCGGCGGAATTCAGTATGTGGTTTATATATTGGTGATGATTTTAGTCATTCATGCCCTAGAAGCATATGTTTTGAATCCGCGATTTATGTCGAGTAAAACACAGCTGCCAATTTTCTTTACATTTGTTGTTTTATTTGTAGCAGAACGTTTCTTAGGAACTTGGGGGTTAATTGTTGGATTACCAATCTTTACGTTCTTTTTAGATGTACTAGGTGTGAAGACCATTCAAAAATCGGGTAAAAAACAAAAAAAAGCGGCTAATTGA
- a CDS encoding 2-dehydropantoate 2-reductase codes for MTKIAIAGSGAMGSRFGYMLQSAGNDVVLLDNWAEHVQAINTNGLTVVEAGHEPVQVRIPAALPTDIKEVQDVIILFTKSMQLVDMLQAIKPLIGAKTKVVCLLNGLGHPETIEQYLPKENIFVGITLWTAGLTGPGAITLTGSGNVELQNVDPDGKESAQALVALLSAAGLNAQYSSDVLFSIWRKACVNGTLNSLCALLDCNIAQLGQTPQAQQLLRSIVAEFSAVAATEAVELDIPTTIAHISKMFAPEQAGGHYPSMHQDLVQHHRLTEVDYLNGYVARKGAEKHIATPVNQLITELIHAKEALLIK; via the coding sequence ATGACAAAAATTGCAATCGCTGGCTCAGGCGCAATGGGCAGTCGTTTTGGTTACATGTTACAATCAGCTGGAAATGATGTTGTGTTACTTGATAATTGGGCAGAACACGTTCAAGCAATCAATACCAATGGCCTGACGGTTGTAGAAGCGGGGCACGAACCCGTTCAGGTTCGAATTCCGGCTGCTTTGCCAACGGATATTAAAGAAGTTCAAGACGTCATTATTTTATTCACAAAATCGATGCAGCTAGTCGACATGTTACAAGCCATCAAACCCTTAATCGGTGCTAAGACAAAAGTAGTCTGTTTATTGAACGGTCTCGGGCATCCCGAAACGATTGAACAATACCTGCCCAAAGAAAATATTTTTGTCGGCATTACACTTTGGACGGCGGGGTTAACGGGACCAGGTGCGATTACATTAACAGGCTCTGGGAATGTCGAATTACAAAATGTTGATCCAGATGGCAAAGAATCGGCACAAGCATTAGTTGCCTTGTTGAGTGCGGCTGGCTTAAATGCGCAATATAGTTCAGATGTACTCTTTTCAATCTGGCGTAAAGCCTGCGTTAATGGGACACTGAACAGCTTGTGTGCCTTGTTAGACTGTAATATTGCACAATTGGGCCAAACCCCACAAGCGCAACAACTCTTGCGTTCAATTGTGGCGGAATTCTCAGCGGTTGCTGCAACAGAAGCCGTTGAATTAGACATTCCCACGACGATTGCCCACATCAGCAAGATGTTTGCACCAGAACAAGCAGGTGGTCATTATCCTTCAATGCACCAGGATTTAGTGCAACATCACCGCTTAACCGAAGTGGATTACTTAAATGGTTACGTGGCACGCAAAGGCGCCGAAAAGCACATTGCGACCCCAGTCAACCAATTAATCACGGAATTAATTCATGCCAAAGAAGCATTATTGATTAAATAA
- a CDS encoding DNA-3-methyladenine glycosylase I yields MTKADWMYDSPELLAYYQTEWGKPEHDDQRLFELLCMELYQAGLSWRTVLNKRAAFRTAFKDYEIAKVAQMTPTEIEQLLTNPAIIRNRAKLNATVNNAQAVLALQKSAGSFDQYLWGFVDGQPIVNRPRTWADVPAKSELSIQISKDLKRRGFQFVGPVVIYSFLQGAGVIDDHLMSQ; encoded by the coding sequence ATGACAAAAGCTGATTGGATGTATGATTCACCTGAGTTATTGGCGTATTACCAAACAGAGTGGGGAAAACCGGAACATGATGACCAACGCTTATTTGAACTATTATGTATGGAGTTGTATCAGGCTGGCTTGAGTTGGCGGACTGTATTAAATAAGCGTGCTGCCTTTCGGACAGCATTTAAAGACTATGAAATTGCCAAAGTAGCGCAGATGACACCAACCGAAATTGAGCAGTTACTGACCAATCCGGCAATTATCCGCAATCGTGCTAAGTTGAATGCAACGGTCAATAATGCACAAGCCGTCCTTGCGTTACAAAAGAGTGCAGGAAGCTTTGATCAGTATCTATGGGGCTTTGTTGATGGACAGCCAATTGTAAATCGGCCCCGAACTTGGGCGGATGTCCCCGCAAAATCAGAGCTATCGATCCAAATCAGCAAGGATTTAAAACGGCGGGGCTTTCAATTTGTCGGACCAGTCGTCATCTATTCATTCTTACAAGGAGCTGGCGTAATTGATGATCATCTGATGTCACAGTAA
- a CDS encoding helix-turn-helix domain-containing protein produces MAEKLFVLSGYLKGHDLKQQVVADVLGKTLTTANRKIRGKIPFTVKEIQLLHDRLGIPIDVFF; encoded by the coding sequence GTGGCAGAAAAATTATTTGTTCTATCAGGTTATTTAAAGGGTCATGATTTGAAACAGCAAGTTGTTGCTGATGTATTGGGCAAAACATTAACGACGGCTAATCGTAAGATTAGAGGGAAGATTCCATTTACCGTCAAAGAAATTCAATTACTACATGACCGCTTGGGAATTCCAATCGACGTGTTTTTTTAA
- a CDS encoding magnesium transporter CorA family protein, with protein sequence MITYFEMTPEGQLVEGTSEKSADWIHFEAPTKHEMHHFAKKYHLPAVLFEVAQDINEVARYETFTTDTGEVLTHICLLVPVKTHDSEDHAEYITRPFSLIISGQTLLTVGHQQSELIDEILTLEGLDGQIETVALKSVSAIYQRYLAALAVVAQQIEQLEENVHVSTRNRLLYALKSLKKSVVYLDLGLKSNQQIIPQIKATPLFERVSGHTDLLYRIDLQFAKSDKAITTYRELLAQLSDLLSDIISNRLNNIMKTLTSLSIILTVPTTLGGFWGMNVPVPLAESKLGFLVLLGLSLAISLCVGWWLKKKDYF encoded by the coding sequence ATGATTACGTATTTTGAAATGACACCTGAGGGCCAGTTGGTTGAAGGAACCTCTGAAAAAAGTGCCGACTGGATTCATTTTGAAGCACCAACTAAACATGAGATGCACCATTTCGCTAAAAAATACCACTTACCAGCGGTGTTATTTGAGGTGGCCCAAGATATCAATGAAGTCGCACGGTATGAAACATTTACAACGGACACCGGTGAAGTATTGACCCATATTTGTTTACTGGTACCAGTTAAAACCCATGATTCAGAAGATCATGCGGAATATATTACGCGGCCTTTTTCGTTAATCATTAGTGGCCAGACGTTATTAACTGTGGGGCATCAACAGTCCGAGCTCATCGATGAAATACTCACGTTAGAAGGCCTGGATGGTCAAATTGAAACGGTTGCTCTAAAGAGTGTTTCGGCCATCTATCAACGTTATTTAGCGGCTTTAGCGGTCGTTGCGCAACAGATTGAACAATTGGAAGAAAATGTACATGTTTCGACACGCAATCGGTTGTTGTATGCACTCAAGTCTCTTAAAAAGAGTGTTGTCTATTTGGATTTAGGGCTTAAGAGTAACCAGCAAATTATTCCGCAAATTAAGGCAACTCCATTATTTGAGCGCGTGTCAGGACATACAGACTTACTGTATCGGATTGACTTGCAGTTTGCCAAGTCCGATAAGGCGATTACAACGTATCGTGAGTTATTGGCACAGTTAAGTGATTTGCTTTCAGATATTATTTCAAACCGATTGAATAATATTATGAAGACACTAACATCACTCTCAATTATTCTAACGGTTCCGACAACGTTAGGTGGTTTCTGGGGGATGAACGTACCGGTCCCGCTAGCCGAGAGTAAGTTAGGGTTTCTCGTGCTATTAGGATTGTCATTAGCCATTAGCCTTTGTGTCGGTTGGTGGTTAAAAAAGAAAGACTACTTCTAA
- a CDS encoding D-alanine--D-alanine ligase family protein has protein sequence MKIVVLAGGRSTERNVSLTSGHKITNALQTKGHDVAFVDLFLGNDLHDVASIDDLYSSTPVEKDYDISDEVLTDDAINALRTDGSTQLFGPNVLEICKTADIVFLALHGGDGEDGKVQAVLDLFGIPYTGSDTLAAGITMSKKVSKEILLYNQIPTARFVAAYRDQPMPEIPFEYPVVVKPSNGGSSVGTHIVHNEAELQPAVEDALRFDREALIEEFIKGREFSLGVINGQPLPAIEIVVNDGWYDFEHKFVTGNTTQFVTPPNDLPDDVHEAMKQMALDAMQALGLTNYARIDFFWSPENGLHVIEGNTLPGMTPLSLIPQEAEVLGISYPDLCEMIVQGKLELLKAK, from the coding sequence ATGAAAATTGTTGTCTTAGCGGGCGGGCGTAGTACCGAACGTAACGTTTCATTAACGTCTGGACACAAAATTACCAATGCATTACAAACGAAAGGCCATGACGTTGCTTTCGTTGATCTTTTCTTAGGAAATGATTTGCACGACGTCGCATCAATCGATGATCTTTATTCTTCAACACCTGTTGAAAAAGATTACGACATCAGCGACGAAGTTTTAACAGACGACGCCATCAACGCATTACGTACTGATGGTTCAACACAACTCTTTGGCCCGAATGTCTTAGAGATTTGTAAAACTGCTGATATTGTCTTCCTCGCACTTCATGGTGGCGATGGCGAAGACGGTAAAGTCCAAGCGGTTCTCGATCTCTTTGGAATTCCTTATACCGGTAGTGACACACTCGCAGCAGGTATTACAATGAGTAAAAAGGTTTCAAAGGAAATCTTATTATATAACCAAATTCCAACTGCTCGGTTTGTCGCTGCTTATCGCGACCAACCCATGCCAGAAATCCCATTTGAGTACCCTGTCGTGGTAAAACCAAGTAACGGTGGCTCAAGTGTTGGGACACATATCGTGCACAACGAAGCTGAGTTACAACCAGCTGTCGAAGATGCGCTTCGTTTCGACCGCGAAGCTTTAATCGAAGAATTCATTAAAGGTCGCGAATTCTCACTTGGCGTGATTAATGGTCAACCATTACCTGCCATCGAAATCGTCGTTAATGACGGTTGGTATGACTTTGAGCACAAATTCGTGACTGGAAATACCACTCAATTTGTCACACCACCAAACGATTTACCTGATGATGTGCACGAAGCCATGAAACAAATGGCACTTGATGCTATGCAAGCACTTGGCTTAACGAACTACGCCCGCATCGACTTCTTCTGGAGTCCTGAAAATGGCTTACACGTGATCGAAGGAAATACATTACCTGGGATGACGCCACTTTCATTAATTCCACAAGAAGCAGAAGTGCTTGGTATCAGTTATCCTGATCTTTGCGAAATGATTGTTCAAGGTAAATTAGAACTCCTTAAAGCAAAATAG
- a CDS encoding tyrosine-protein phosphatase: protein MTHRILPLEKGHNFRELGGYQTKDGRTLKWHKVLRSASLAHLTPHDLAYLTDYGVRYDVDFRSPEETAKSPDKVPANAIYESLPVFKIDETASTASEADLFKTFSADPKSGHEHMIQVYVDLINQDHSKQAYRQFFDLLLANDKEDQSLLFHCTAGKDRTGMGAVFLLSALSVPEETIRTDYLLTNQASAAFVTQSLAKLQQKTQNQSVFQSYQSLLTVHQDYLDTAKQAIESENGSLQDYLSHDLQLSQHDLADLRKIYLA from the coding sequence ATGACACACCGCATTTTGCCACTTGAAAAAGGCCATAACTTTAGAGAATTGGGCGGCTATCAAACAAAAGACGGCCGGACCCTTAAATGGCATAAAGTCTTACGTTCCGCTAGTCTAGCCCACCTAACACCACATGATTTAGCTTATTTAACTGATTATGGCGTGCGCTATGATGTTGATTTTCGCTCACCTGAAGAAACTGCCAAGTCACCAGACAAGGTCCCTGCCAATGCAATCTATGAATCCTTACCCGTTTTCAAAATTGATGAAACGGCTAGTACGGCATCAGAAGCTGATCTTTTTAAAACGTTCAGTGCTGATCCAAAAAGTGGTCATGAACATATGATTCAAGTCTATGTCGACTTAATTAACCAAGATCACTCCAAGCAAGCTTACCGGCAATTTTTCGACTTGTTGCTAGCAAACGATAAGGAGGACCAATCCTTACTGTTTCACTGCACGGCTGGTAAAGATCGTACTGGGATGGGCGCTGTTTTCTTGTTGAGTGCACTCAGTGTTCCAGAAGAAACGATTCGCACAGATTACTTATTAACGAATCAAGCTTCTGCCGCTTTCGTGACCCAATCGCTTGCAAAACTACAACAAAAAACACAGAACCAGTCTGTGTTCCAAAGTTATCAGTCATTACTAACGGTTCATCAAGATTACCTCGATACCGCCAAACAAGCGATTGAATCCGAAAATGGTTCGTTGCAAGACTATTTATCACACGATCTCCAGTTAAGCCAACACGACTTAGCTGACCTGCGCAAAATTTATTTAGCATAA
- a CDS encoding universal stress protein, producing MVQEYKRILVPVDGSEEAELALNKAVWVAKMNQARLDILNVLDTKQFAGSYSGMLSGDAIFQISEDAQNYLNSLKYDIQTNDGLKDVEIHVRFGNPKNVIARDFPTEYQTDLIMMGSTGLNAVERMLMGSVTEYVNRTAICDVLIVKTDVENRPYQKASKKK from the coding sequence ATGGTTCAAGAATATAAAAGAATACTCGTCCCAGTTGACGGCTCTGAAGAAGCTGAATTAGCACTAAATAAAGCAGTGTGGGTTGCTAAGATGAATCAGGCGCGCTTGGATATTTTGAACGTTTTGGATACCAAGCAATTTGCAGGGAGTTATAGTGGCATGCTTTCAGGAGACGCTATTTTCCAAATCTCTGAAGATGCACAGAATTATCTCAACAGTTTAAAATATGATATCCAAACCAATGACGGTTTGAAAGATGTCGAGATTCATGTGCGGTTTGGTAATCCTAAGAATGTTATCGCACGCGACTTCCCGACAGAATATCAAACCGATTTAATCATGATGGGCTCTACTGGCTTGAATGCAGTTGAACGGATGTTGATGGGTTCTGTGACAGAATATGTTAACCGCACAGCTATCTGTGACGTGTTAATCGTCAAGACTGATGTTGAAAATCGCCCTTATCAAAAAGCAAGTAAGAAAAAATAA
- a CDS encoding ATP-binding cassette domain-containing protein encodes MGAVLELRDFSQKYQRRQLFKRLNLRIDRQACIAITGQNGAGKTTLLNVLAGLTNIERGTLEIAPKMRIGYMAEQLAPNGLTPKTYLRMLGELDQFSNRNLEGQINELAYEFGLAAALNTPLNQLSRGSLQKVNFVQAILRTPDILLLDEPLAGQDGTTQMRMIHWLKDYRQKGGAIIVGTNNAFLIEQLATEIYELDAMRLLPIEELPQPEEKVMRLEFATTPRSLALPATLQQLALKIVDGTRYVVLYANIKNSDELIQAMLKSGFSLRGLRYEVL; translated from the coding sequence ATGGGAGCAGTGCTAGAATTGCGTGATTTTTCGCAAAAATATCAGCGGCGACAACTTTTTAAACGTCTCAATTTACGGATTGATCGGCAAGCTTGTATCGCGATTACTGGGCAAAACGGCGCGGGGAAAACCACGTTGCTTAACGTACTAGCAGGATTGACGAATATTGAACGCGGGACACTGGAGATTGCACCGAAGATGCGGATTGGCTATATGGCTGAACAACTCGCACCAAATGGACTGACACCTAAGACTTATTTGCGGATGCTAGGAGAATTAGATCAGTTTAGCAATCGAAATTTAGAAGGTCAGATTAATGAATTAGCCTATGAATTTGGGTTAGCGGCGGCACTTAATACACCGTTAAATCAATTGTCACGCGGTAGTCTGCAAAAAGTGAACTTTGTGCAGGCGATTTTGCGGACCCCAGATATTTTATTGCTAGATGAACCGTTGGCTGGTCAAGATGGAACGACCCAGATGCGGATGATTCATTGGTTGAAAGACTACCGCCAAAAAGGGGGCGCCATCATTGTCGGCACTAACAACGCTTTTTTAATCGAACAGTTGGCTACTGAAATTTATGAACTAGATGCGATGCGGCTATTGCCGATTGAAGAATTACCGCAGCCGGAAGAAAAGGTGATGCGGTTAGAATTTGCAACTACACCGCGATCACTCGCACTTCCCGCTACTTTACAACAGTTAGCTTTAAAAATTGTTGATGGTACGCGGTACGTCGTCTTGTATGCAAATATCAAAAATAGTGATGAATTAATTCAAGCAATGTTAAAAAGTGGCTTTAGCCTAAGGGGGTTACGTTATGAAGTCCTTTAG
- a CDS encoding universal stress protein — protein sequence MTEKRQLNIEVESMHYQKLLIAIDDDDTTSSKRAFNYACTLAKAYQIPLGIVSILETGDLNIYQSLSPNVVEGRREEIATDLDVYVQKAKEFGVEDVTPILNEGNPGHVIVEEVIPSFQPDLVICGSKTKPSKHLIGTHASYLAKYAPCSVTVVR from the coding sequence ATGACAGAAAAACGCCAATTAAATATCGAAGTTGAATCAATGCACTATCAAAAATTATTAATTGCTATCGATGATGATGACACAACCTCATCCAAACGGGCCTTTAACTATGCTTGTACGCTTGCTAAGGCCTATCAAATTCCATTAGGGATTGTCAGCATTTTGGAAACCGGCGATTTGAACATTTATCAATCACTCTCACCAAACGTGGTTGAAGGGCGCCGAGAAGAAATCGCAACCGATCTAGATGTTTATGTTCAAAAAGCGAAAGAATTCGGGGTTGAAGATGTGACGCCGATTTTAAATGAAGGTAATCCAGGACACGTGATTGTTGAAGAAGTGATTCCTAGTTTCCAACCAGACTTGGTCATCTGTGGTTCAAAGACGAAACCATCTAAACATTTAATCGGGACACATGCGAGCTATTTAGCGAAATACGCGCCATGTTCAGTCACAGTTGTACGGTAA
- a CDS encoding SAM-dependent methyltransferase, translating to MLEKTFYKKLLQHSFDFPVTVNYWDGSSETYGSGEPEVAITFKKAIPIKQLSSNASLALGEAYMAGDLEVTSNTTDTPLQKLLTAAYTSADSFMRNSRYIHLIPKQSHSEKASKKDIQSHYDLGNDFYQLWLDKTMTYSCAYFEKPTDDLETAQINKVHHILRKLNPQPNRTLLDIGCGWGTLMLTAAKEYHLKVVGITLSQEQYDFVQQRINDEGLSDVASVQLVDYRELKHAPFDYITSVGMFEHVGEENLGAYFQDIADYLTDDGVALLHGITRQQGGARNAWINKYIFPGGYVPGLVENTQHIINAELQIADMEPLRRHYQKTLEIWTANFNAQKDVILPKAGPEFVRMWDLYLQACASSFESGNIDVIQYLVSKGPSARDLPMTREYMYD from the coding sequence ATGTTAGAAAAAACTTTTTATAAGAAACTACTACAACACTCTTTTGATTTCCCTGTTACCGTCAACTATTGGGACGGTAGCTCCGAAACCTATGGTTCTGGAGAGCCTGAAGTAGCGATTACTTTTAAAAAAGCGATTCCCATCAAACAATTGTCCAGCAACGCATCATTAGCCCTCGGCGAAGCGTACATGGCTGGCGACCTTGAAGTGACAAGTAATACAACAGATACCCCACTTCAAAAACTATTAACGGCGGCTTACACTAGCGCAGACAGTTTCATGCGTAATAGTCGCTACATTCATCTGATTCCAAAACAATCGCATTCAGAAAAGGCAAGTAAAAAAGATATCCAAAGTCATTACGATTTAGGGAATGACTTCTACCAACTTTGGTTGGATAAAACAATGACTTACTCATGTGCTTATTTTGAAAAACCAACTGATGATTTAGAGACAGCACAAATTAATAAAGTGCACCATATTTTACGCAAGCTCAATCCACAACCTAACCGAACATTGCTCGACATCGGCTGTGGTTGGGGCACCCTCATGTTAACCGCCGCTAAAGAATATCATCTCAAAGTGGTCGGGATTACCTTGAGTCAGGAACAATATGATTTCGTTCAACAACGGATTAATGACGAGGGCCTTAGCGATGTTGCTAGCGTCCAACTTGTTGACTATCGCGAACTCAAACACGCCCCATTCGATTACATTACCAGTGTTGGGATGTTTGAACACGTTGGTGAAGAAAATCTTGGTGCCTACTTCCAAGATATCGCTGACTACCTCACTGATGATGGGGTTGCCCTCCTTCATGGGATTACCCGTCAACAAGGCGGTGCGCGCAATGCCTGGATTAATAAGTATATTTTCCCAGGTGGCTATGTACCCGGTTTAGTTGAAAATACACAACACATTATCAATGCCGAACTACAAATTGCCGACATGGAACCCCTCCGGCGCCATTATCAAAAAACGCTGGAAATCTGGACTGCTAATTTTAACGCCCAAAAAGACGTCATTTTACCAAAAGCAGGTCCAGAATTCGTCCGCATGTGGGATCTCTATCTCCAAGCATGTGCCTCATCGTTTGAATCTGGGAACATTGATGTCATTCAATACCTCGTATCAAAAGGCCCCAGCGCAAGAGACCTCCCAATGACAAGAGAATATATGTATGATTAG
- a CDS encoding helix-turn-helix domain-containing protein, with translation MFGQLLHDKRTAKNLTMQQLADLLSAKYNTKISSSMIFRWEKGAAPSLKALFIVAIELQIDLNQLATLVADPNRVN, from the coding sequence ATGTTCGGACAATTACTACACGATAAGCGAACTGCTAAGAATCTAACAATGCAACAGCTCGCCGATCTACTCAGCGCAAAATATAATACCAAGATTAGTAGCTCAATGATCTTCCGGTGGGAAAAAGGCGCTGCCCCATCACTAAAAGCATTATTTATTGTTGCTATCGAATTGCAAATCGATCTTAACCAATTGGCCACCCTTGTTGCGGATCCTAACCGCGTCAATTAG
- the queG gene encoding tRNA epoxyqueuosine(34) reductase QueG, with translation MPTLKEQVIEASKTIGIDKIGFTSAAPFDYLEASLKEQKANGHSTGFEHKVLEERLYPDLIFDQPKSIIAIALAYPTKIINKPARTGAKRGSFARASWGIDYHDILRDKMDQLISAIETLADSDTEITFKPMVDTGELSDVAVAQRAGLGFIGLNGLLITPEFGSYVYLGEIITNIPFEPDTPMANQCGSCTRCIDYCPPQALMGDGRLNAKRCLSYQTQTKGFMPEEFRPKIRSVIYGCDICQQVCPFNKGKDFHFHPDMEPDPESVIPELQPVLTISNKQFKLQFGHLAGSWRGKKPLQRNAIIALANVKDRTAIPKLLELIDTDPRPVIRGTAAWALSQLVRDVTPEILDFLETAAKREEEPEAQVEFDNALQILKERYSER, from the coding sequence ATGCCCACTTTAAAAGAACAAGTGATTGAGGCGAGCAAAACCATCGGCATCGATAAGATTGGTTTCACATCGGCAGCGCCTTTTGATTATTTAGAAGCAAGTCTTAAGGAACAAAAAGCAAATGGTCATTCGACTGGATTCGAACATAAAGTGCTTGAAGAACGCCTTTATCCAGATTTAATTTTCGACCAACCTAAATCGATTATCGCGATTGCTCTTGCCTATCCAACAAAAATCATCAATAAGCCAGCGCGAACTGGTGCTAAACGCGGTAGTTTTGCCCGCGCTTCGTGGGGGATTGACTACCACGATATTCTGCGCGATAAGATGGACCAGCTGATCAGCGCTATCGAAACACTTGCTGATTCAGATACTGAAATTACTTTTAAGCCAATGGTTGATACAGGCGAACTGAGCGATGTGGCTGTTGCGCAACGTGCTGGGTTGGGCTTCATCGGTTTGAATGGTTTATTAATTACACCCGAATTCGGTTCTTATGTCTATCTTGGTGAAATCATTACCAACATCCCATTTGAACCAGACACACCGATGGCCAATCAATGCGGCAGCTGTACGCGCTGCATCGATTACTGTCCACCACAGGCATTAATGGGCGATGGCCGCCTCAATGCCAAGCGTTGCTTATCCTATCAAACACAAACCAAAGGGTTCATGCCCGAAGAATTCAGACCAAAAATTCGCAGTGTCATTTACGGCTGTGATATTTGCCAACAAGTATGTCCGTTTAATAAAGGAAAAGACTTCCACTTCCATCCTGATATGGAGCCAGATCCAGAATCTGTGATACCCGAATTACAGCCCGTGCTAACCATCAGTAACAAGCAGTTCAAACTTCAATTTGGACACCTTGCTGGTTCGTGGCGTGGCAAAAAGCCACTTCAACGCAATGCGATTATCGCACTCGCCAACGTGAAAGACCGCACCGCGATTCCGAAGTTACTCGAACTCATCGATACTGATCCGCGCCCTGTCATTCGCGGCACTGCTGCTTGGGCGCTCAGTCAATTAGTGCGCGATGTCACGCCTGAAATTTTAGACTTTCTAGAAACAGCCGCAAAGCGTGAAGAAGAACCGGAAGCCCAAGTTGAATTCGACAATGCACTTCAAATTCTAAAAGAACGTTATTCAGAGAGGTAG